The stretch of DNA GATGTTTGGGATATTCCATTGAAAGTGAATATCCCTTTTATTTTAGAGAATTATACAACTTTTTTATTTTGCTAAAAGGGGTAAAAAAGGGGCAGAATAAAATTTTTAAATTTTGTTCAAAATATCTATCATTCTTTTATTTTCTTCTTCATACAAGTGAGCATAGGTATTTAATGTCATTTTGATGTCCTCGTGTCCAAGCCTTTTGGAAATGGCTAAAATATTTACACCTTTTTGAATTAAAAAACTTGCGTGAGAATGCCTTAAATCGTGCATTCTTATTTTTTTAACTTTAGATAGCTCTACATATTCAAGAAACCTTTTTCTAGCATATCCTCTTCCAAAATCAAACAATCTTTGGCTGTTTGCTGGCTTATAAATTCTATTTATTTGTTTTTTTAATAATTCAAGTGTTTTATCTGTAAGTGCAATTTTACGAATGCTACTCTCTGTTTTTGTCTTTGTTATAATATCTCCATTAAAACTCCTTGAAACTGTTTTATTAACATTTAATTTCTTATTTTCAAAATCCACATCTTTAATATTCAAAGCTATTGCTTCGCCAACTCTCATACCTGTCCAGAATAGCAGTGAAAAAAACACAACATCCTGTATATCCTCTATAACTGATATAAACTTTTGAAACTCTTCCAAACTCCAAATGGAAAATTCCCTAGTATTTTTTCTTGAACCAATTGTCTTTACTTTAGACATAGGATTAGATTCAAGATTGTAATATTTTACTGCAAAATTAAATACACATTTCGCTTGGCTTTCAATAATTCTAAGAGTATTTTTTGAAAGTTTTTTTTCTAGAAGTTCATTTTGAAAGTTCCTGATGTGGTTGGTATTTATCTCGTTCATCAAAATATTTCCGAAAATAGGAAGTATATAATTATTCATTAACTGTATTTTTCTAATAATTGTACTGTCTTTTACTTTTAATCTACAATCTTCCAAGTAAATTTCCCACATAGTTTTAAATGTTATATTTGAATTTGAAGCAAGTTTATTTAAAAATTCTTGTTCCCACAATATTGCTTCTTTTTTTGTATTAAAACCACTTTTTCTTTTTCTAATTGCTTTTCCTGTTGAATCAACTGTTCTTATTTCAACTTTCCATTTTTTATCATTCTTTTCTTTGTAAACGGACATACGAATACCTCCTAAGCAATTTTGTAGCGTTCGTTAAAATATTCAATCGCCACTTTTCCACGTTGCACACGTATCCCTTTTTGCTTTAATTCCTCATTTAACTCCCTAATTACTTTGTATGCTTGGCTTAAACTTATTTCTAGTATTTTCATAATATCATTAGCATTATAAAAATATTTCTTTATTTTCATCATTCCTCCATTTTTGTCATATTAATATAGCTAGATATAACGCATTCTTTTAAAACATGCTTAGCAGTCTCTTCAAAAGTTGGACTGCTAAAACTTTCGTCTTATATTTCTTTTCTTTCTTTATGATACGCTCTAAATTTTATTTCTCTCATTATTCGTTCCTCCAATCCGCCAAATCTTCCAAAAATCCAGCTTCATTATTACAATTTTCACACCAGTAGCCTCTGTCTGTTGTTTCGCTAGAGTGGTTTTTTATTTCTTCGTCCTTATCTAATTTACAATTATGATAATTTATTGTTTCTATAACTGTTATATGTTCATCGCTCCCACATTTTTTACATTTCCAACTCATTTTAATCCTCCTGTTTTGTTACAAAAAGTACCCTCAACTAACCCTTGCTTTTTATTCAAATGGATTTCCGTCATCTTCTTCATCTTCCGTAACTTCAACTGCTTCCTCAATGTCATCTTTGTTGTAAGTTTCGTTTTCATTCACTTGAATAGGTGTATTGTCTAATTCGCTTTCATTTACGCCTATTTCCTCTGCTTCATACATTCCGTCAAGGTCTTCAATAAACGCTTCTCTTAACGCTTGAGCCTTTGCGACTTTGGTTATCATTGTGACTGGTTTATTTTCCCAATTTGTATTAGGTTTCCCATCACTTTTCTTTTGCACGTATTCATCAAAATTCACTTCTACTGTTACTGGATTTTCCCAGTTTTTTCGGTAAACTGTACACCAAGCACCAATTATTTCCTCTTTGCTTTTAACATAAATTGTTCCATCTCTTTTTTCTAATTCCCCTGTATCTTTTTTTAAAATCCATAGCCCTGTCTTTTTACCGTTGTAGTCCTTATGCTTGATTGCTCTTTTTTCTAATGCGTCTCTTGATACAACCATTGCGGCTGGTTGAGTTCCGTATTTTATTAAATACACTTCTTTTACAAAAGGATTTAGTTTTCTTGCTCTACACAAGTGCATAAAATAATTGATTTCTTGATCCGTAATATTTCCGTTTCCGTTAACTAAATAATTTTTTACAATTGCAGGACTTAATTTTACTTCCTCGTTTCCTACTGTAAACGTCATTAATTTGTTTTGTTTTTTGTTTTCTTCATTTCCCAGTCTTCCCATTTTTATATCCTCCTAAATTTGTTTGCTTTCTATTTTTATATATTCCAATCCGTAACTATCCACCAATTTTTTAAAGTCTTTCAGAAATTGGCTTGGAGCTTTTGGAAATCTTAACGTAATATCGTAATACTTACCGTTTACGACTGTTTTCCTAGTTTTTTCGACTTCATTGTTTTGTTGTTGTGCAGCCCTAATTGCTTCTTCTTTTTCTCGTTCTTTTTTTGCTTCAAGTTCAGCCAATTCTCTTTGTTTTTCTTCTTCGGCTTTCTGTCTTAAATTTTCCTCAGTTTTTTTAGTTTCGTTTCTCTTTTTCTCGATCTCCTTAACTATTTCTGAATATTCTGAGTTCATTAAAAATTGTACAGCTTCAAAAACTATTTTAAATTCAATTCCCTTATTAGCTTTTTCTAATTCGTTTTCGATAAACTGCTTCTTGTTTACCAAATTTTCTAGTTGCTCGGATAATTCAGATTCTATTTTATTTATAGTAAAAGTTTTATTTTTCCATTTCGGATTCTGCACAACGAACTGTTTTAAATTTTCATTTGTTACGAACATTCCGTTAATTTTTTTCTGTATTTCTTTTTGTTTTTCTTCCCGTTGTTTTTCTTCAAATTCATCAATCTGTGTTTTGATGTTATTTAACAATGTTTTTACTTCTTTTTCCGAATCTTTTAATTTTTGAATAAAAGCGTTAATATCTTTTAGTCCTTCTTCCTGAACTCTTTTTCTAAATTCAGCAAGATTTTTTTCAAGTTTATTTAATTTTGTTCTTTCTGTTGCGGCTTCTTTTAAGCTATCCTCTGTTACAATCCAATTTTTGTAATGCTCTGTAACATTTGACATATATGTATCCAGCTGTTCAATATTACTTTCAACTTGTGCTGGAGTAATTTTTTTAATTACCAATTCCAATGTTTGTGTTTCACTCATCTTATCCTCCTATACTGCTAATTTTATTGTCAACGGCGGTTTAATGTCATTGACTATGAAACTGTTAAATTCAATTTCTTTTTGCTTTATCAACTCAATATCTTCTTCGTCACGTTCAATGAAATATTGCTTAATTTCGTGTTTATTATCT from Leptotrichia trevisanii DSM 22070 encodes:
- a CDS encoding site-specific integrase, producing MSVYKEKNDKKWKVEIRTVDSTGKAIRKRKSGFNTKKEAILWEQEFLNKLASNSNITFKTMWEIYLEDCRLKVKDSTIIRKIQLMNNYILPIFGNILMNEINTNHIRNFQNELLEKKLSKNTLRIIESQAKCVFNFAVKYYNLESNPMSKVKTIGSRKNTREFSIWSLEEFQKFISVIEDIQDVVFFSLLFWTGMRVGEAIALNIKDVDFENKKLNVNKTVSRSFNGDIITKTKTESSIRKIALTDKTLELLKKQINRIYKPANSQRLFDFGRGYARKRFLEYVELSKVKKIRMHDLRHSHASFLIQKGVNILAISKRLGHEDIKMTLNTYAHLYEEENKRMIDILNKI
- a CDS encoding helix-turn-helix domain-containing protein, which translates into the protein MKIKKYFYNANDIMKILEISLSQAYKVIRELNEELKQKGIRVQRGKVAIEYFNERYKIA
- the bet gene encoding phage recombination protein Bet, yielding MGRLGNEENKKQNKLMTFTVGNEEVKLSPAIVKNYLVNGNGNITDQEINYFMHLCRARKLNPFVKEVYLIKYGTQPAAMVVSRDALEKRAIKHKDYNGKKTGLWILKKDTGELEKRDGTIYVKSKEEIIGAWCTVYRKNWENPVTVEVNFDEYVQKKSDGKPNTNWENKPVTMITKVAKAQALREAFIEDLDGMYEAEEIGVNESELDNTPIQVNENETYNKDDIEEAVEVTEDEEDDGNPFE
- a CDS encoding DUF1351 domain-containing protein, whose amino-acid sequence is MSETQTLELVIKKITPAQVESNIEQLDTYMSNVTEHYKNWIVTEDSLKEAATERTKLNKLEKNLAEFRKRVQEEGLKDINAFIQKLKDSEKEVKTLLNNIKTQIDEFEEKQREEKQKEIQKKINGMFVTNENLKQFVVQNPKWKNKTFTINKIESELSEQLENLVNKKQFIENELEKANKGIEFKIVFEAVQFLMNSEYSEIVKEIEKKRNETKKTEENLRQKAEEEKQRELAELEAKKEREKEEAIRAAQQQNNEVEKTRKTVVNGKYYDITLRFPKAPSQFLKDFKKLVDSYGLEYIKIESKQI